A single Vulpes vulpes isolate BD-2025 chromosome 16, VulVul3, whole genome shotgun sequence DNA region contains:
- the LOC140596018 gene encoding tubulin alpha-1C chain, which produces MRECISIHVGQAGVQIGNACWELYCLEHGIQPDGQMPSDKTIGGGDDSFNTFFSETGAGKHVPRAVFVDLEPTVIDEVRTGTYRQLFHPEQLITGKEDAANNYARGHYTIGKEIIDLVLDRIRKLADQCTGLQGFLVFHSFGGGTGSGFTSLLMERLSVDYSKKSKLEFSIYPAPQVSTAVVEPYNSILTTHTTLEHSDCAFMVDNEAIYDICRRNLDIERPTYTNLNRLISQIVSSITASLRFDGALNVDLTEFQTNLVPYPRIHFPLATYAPVISAEKAYHEQLTVAEITNACFEPANQMVKCDPRHGKYMACCLLYRGDVVPKDVNAAIATIKTKRSIQFVDWCPTGFKVGINYQPPTVVPGGDLAKVQRAVCMLSNTTAIAEAWARLDHKFDLMYAKRAFVHWYVGEGMEEGEFSEAREDMAALEKDYEEVGADSAEGEDEGEEY; this is translated from the coding sequence ATGCGTGAGTGCATCTCCATCCACGTTGGCCAGGCAGGTGTCCAGATCGGCAATGCCTGCTGGGAGCTCTATTGCCTGGAACATGGCATTCAGCCCGATGGCCAGATGCCAAGTGACAAGACCATTGGGGGAGGAGATGACTCCTTCAACACCTTCTTCAGTGAGACGGGCGCTGGCAAGCATGTGCCCAGGGCAGTGTTTGTAGACCTGGAGCCCACAGTCATTGATGAAGTTCGCACTGGCACCTACCGCCAGCTCTTCCACCCTGAGCAGCTCATCACAGGCAAGGAAGATGCTGCCAATAACTATGCCCGAGGGCACTACACCATTGGCAAGGAGATCATTGACCTTGTCTTGGACCGAATTCGGAAGCTGGCTGACCAGTGCACGGGTCTTCAGGGCTTCTTGGTTTTCCACAGCTTTGGAGGGGGAACTGGTTCTGGGTTCACCTCCCTGCTGATGGAACGTCTCTCTGTCGATTATAGCAAGAAGTCCAAGCTAGAGTTCTCCATCTACCCTGCCCCCCAGGTGTCCACAGCTGTAGTAGAGCCCTACAACTCCATCCTCACTACCCACACCACCCTGGAGCACTCTGATTGTGCCTTCATGGTAGACAACGAGGCCATCTATGACATCTGTCGTAGAAACCTCGATATTGAGCGCCCAACCTACACTAACCTTAACCGCCTTATTAGCCAGATTGTGTCCTCCATCACGGCTTCCCTCAGATTTGATGGAGCCCTGAATGTGGATCTGACGGAGTTCCAGACCAACCTGGTGCCCTATCCCCGCATCCACTTCCCTCTGGCCACATATGCCCCTGTCATCTCTGCTGAGAAAGCCTACCATGAACAGCTTACCGTAGCAGAGATCACCAATGCATGCTTTGAGCCAGCCAACCAGATGGTGAAATGTGACCCTCGCCATGGTAAATACATGGCTTGCTGCCTGTTGTACCGTGGCGACGTGGTTCCCAAAGATGTCAATGCTGCCATTGCCACCATCAAGACCAAGCGCAGCATCCAGTTTGTGGACTGGTGCCCCACTGGCTTCAAAGTGGGCATTAACTACCAGCCTCCCACTGTGGTACCCGGTGGAGACCTGGCCAAAGTACAGCGAGCTGTGTGCATGCTGAGCAACACCACAGCCATTGCTGAGGCCTGGGCTCGCCTGGACCACAAGTTTGACCTGATGTATGCCAAGCGTGCCTTTGTTCACTGGTATGTGGGTgagggcatggaggaaggagagttttcTGAGGCCCGTGAGGACATGGCTGCCCTGGAGAAGGATTATGAGGAGGTTGGAGCAGATAGTGCTGAGGGAGAGGATGAGGGTGAAGAGTATTAA